One window from the genome of Streptococcus salivarius encodes:
- a CDS encoding PolC-type DNA polymerase III: MSDKFQLLLKQIRFPEEHDAFKEIKDGSIETVKLFKSKRQWFFVFSFRSVLSYESFVLFDSLLHSSFNSLGAKASFEIRLLSTSCDDSLLGDYFSYALDSLKVSHFSIYSLFSNLKVEISNNSICVKAPAHIIKENLQDRFISLISKSLSQVGLSDVSISVLEDKEASSSIEEAYETNKVSLQEQAESQARQALQSILESAPAPKPVNELPQNFAEKQSQRQASFDKAEITPMVDINSEENRVVFEGYIFDVEQRETKTGRIIINFKVTDYTSSFAMQRWVKDSDELAKFDMIKKGNWVRVRGRIENNPFTHSLTMNVQDIKEISYTPRKDLMPEGQKRVEFHAHTNMSTMDAMPTVEELIDTAASWGHPAVAITDHANVQSFPHGYHRAKKAGIKAIFGLEANLVEDKVPIVYNSQNLELKEATYVVFDVETTGLSAVHNDLIQIAASKMHKGNIIEQFDEFIDPGHPLSAFTTELTGITDNHVKGAKPLVQVLQEFQEFCQGTVLVAHNATFDVGFMNANYERHQLPTISQPVIDTLEFARNLYPEYKRHGLGPLTKRFGVALDHHHMANYDAEATGRLLFIFIKDVFDKHGLTNLEQLNTDLVSEDSYKKSRVKHATLYVQNQIGLKNIFKLVSLSNVSYFEGVARIPRTVLDEYREGIIVGSACADGEVFDTLLSHGIDKAVEVAKYYDFIEVMPPAIYAPLIAKDLIKDEVAIEQLIRDLIEVASRLDKPVLATGNVHYINPEDAIYREIIVRALGQGAMINRPIGKGENAKPAPLPEAHFRTTNEMLDDFAFLGKDLAYEIVVTNTQAMADQIEEVEVVKKDLYTPFIDRAEEQVAEMTYARAFELYGNPLPDIIDLRIEKELSSILGNGFAVIYLASQMLVNRSNERGYLVGSRGSVGSSFVATMIGITEVNPMPPHYLCPKCQHSEFITDGSYGSGFDLPDKECSECGTEYKKDGQDIPFETFLGFDGDKVPDIDLNFSGDDQPSAHLDVRDIFGEQYAFRAGTVGTVADRTAYGFVKGYERDYNKFYRDAEVDRLAMGAAGVKRNTGQHPGGIVVIPNYMDVYDFTPVQYPADDVTAAWQTTHFNFHDIDENVLKLDILGHDDPTMIRKLQDLSGIDPKDIRADDPDVMKLFSGTEILGVTPEQIGTPTGMLGIPEFGTNFVRGMVDETHPTTFAELLQLSGLSHGTDVWLGNAQDLIKEGIATLKTVIGCRDDIMVYLMHAGLDPKMAFTIMERVRKGMWLKISEEERDGYIQAMRENNVPDWYIESCGKIKYMFPKAHAAAYVMMALRVAYFKVHHPIYYYCAYFSIRAKAFELKTMSAGLDAVKARMEDIKEKRQRNEATNVENDLFTTLEIVNEMLERGFTFGQLDLYKSQATEFLIEGDTLIPPFIALEGLGENVAKQVVAAREEGEFLSKTELRKRGGLSSTLVEKLDEMGILGNMPEDNQLSLFDDFF, encoded by the coding sequence ATGTCTGATAAATTTCAGCTTCTCTTAAAGCAAATTCGTTTTCCTGAGGAACACGATGCTTTTAAAGAAATTAAAGATGGTTCTATCGAAACAGTAAAACTATTTAAATCAAAACGGCAGTGGTTTTTTGTTTTTTCTTTTCGTAGTGTTCTTTCTTATGAGTCTTTTGTGCTTTTTGATAGTCTACTTCATTCTTCCTTCAATTCTTTAGGTGCCAAAGCTTCTTTTGAGATTCGTTTACTTTCTACTTCTTGCGATGATTCTTTACTTGGAGATTATTTTTCATATGCCTTAGATAGTTTAAAAGTTTCTCACTTTTCTATTTATTCTTTATTCTCAAATCTAAAGGTTGAAATTTCAAATAATAGTATTTGTGTTAAGGCTCCAGCGCATATAATTAAAGAAAACTTACAGGATAGATTTATTTCTTTGATTTCTAAATCTCTTTCTCAAGTTGGTTTATCTGACGTATCAATTTCTGTTCTTGAAGATAAGGAAGCGTCATCTTCTATTGAAGAGGCTTATGAAACAAACAAGGTTTCTTTACAAGAACAAGCTGAATCTCAGGCAAGACAGGCTCTTCAATCTATTCTTGAGAGTGCTCCAGCACCGAAACCTGTGAATGAACTGCCCCAAAATTTTGCTGAGAAACAAAGTCAACGGCAGGCTAGTTTTGATAAGGCTGAAATAACGCCAATGGTTGATATTAATTCTGAAGAGAATCGTGTTGTTTTTGAAGGATATATTTTTGATGTAGAGCAACGTGAAACTAAGACGGGTCGAATTATTATTAATTTCAAGGTAACTGATTATACCTCTAGTTTTGCAATGCAGCGCTGGGTCAAAGATAGTGATGAGCTTGCTAAGTTCGATATGATAAAAAAGGGGAACTGGGTAAGAGTTCGCGGTCGTATTGAGAATAATCCTTTCACTCATAGTCTGACAATGAATGTACAAGATATCAAAGAGATTTCGTACACACCTCGCAAGGATTTGATGCCTGAGGGACAAAAGCGTGTGGAATTTCATGCACATACTAACATGTCGACTATGGATGCCATGCCAACTGTGGAAGAGCTTATTGATACTGCTGCTTCTTGGGGGCATCCAGCTGTTGCTATAACTGATCACGCTAATGTTCAGAGTTTTCCTCATGGCTACCATAGGGCTAAGAAAGCTGGTATTAAAGCTATTTTTGGTCTTGAAGCCAATCTTGTTGAGGATAAAGTTCCTATTGTTTATAATTCCCAGAATTTGGAATTAAAAGAAGCTACTTATGTTGTATTTGACGTTGAGACAACGGGCTTGTCTGCTGTTCATAATGATTTGATTCAGATTGCGGCATCAAAAATGCATAAAGGTAATATTATTGAGCAATTTGATGAATTTATAGACCCAGGGCATCCTCTTTCTGCTTTTACTACTGAGTTGACAGGTATTACTGATAATCATGTAAAAGGTGCTAAACCTTTAGTCCAAGTTTTACAGGAGTTTCAAGAATTCTGTCAAGGAACTGTGCTAGTAGCTCATAATGCGACTTTTGACGTTGGTTTTATGAATGCCAATTATGAAAGACATCAGTTACCAACAATTTCACAACCAGTTATTGATACTTTAGAATTTGCACGAAATCTTTATCCTGAGTATAAGCGTCATGGTTTGGGTCCTTTGACGAAGCGGTTTGGTGTGGCTTTGGATCACCACCACATGGCTAATTATGATGCGGAAGCAACGGGCCGTTTGTTGTTTATCTTCATAAAAGATGTGTTTGATAAGCACGGTTTGACTAATTTGGAACAGTTGAACACGGATTTGGTTTCTGAAGATTCGTATAAAAAGTCTCGTGTTAAACATGCGACACTGTATGTTCAGAATCAAATTGGCTTGAAGAATATCTTTAAGTTGGTAAGTTTATCAAATGTCTCATACTTTGAGGGGGTAGCACGTATTCCTCGTACGGTCTTAGATGAGTATCGTGAGGGAATCATTGTAGGTTCTGCTTGTGCTGATGGTGAGGTTTTTGATACGCTTCTGTCTCATGGTATTGACAAGGCAGTTGAAGTTGCTAAATATTATGACTTTATTGAAGTTATGCCACCAGCGATTTATGCACCATTGATTGCGAAGGACTTAATTAAGGATGAGGTGGCTATAGAACAACTGATTCGAGATTTGATCGAAGTCGCTAGTCGTCTGGACAAGCCTGTGCTTGCTACAGGAAATGTACATTATATCAATCCTGAGGATGCGATTTATCGTGAAATCATTGTTCGTGCTTTGGGACAAGGAGCAATGATTAATAGGCCAATCGGTAAGGGAGAAAATGCGAAACCTGCTCCTTTACCTGAAGCGCATTTTAGAACAACGAATGAGATGCTAGATGACTTTGCCTTTTTGGGAAAAGATTTAGCCTATGAAATTGTTGTAACTAATACGCAGGCTATGGCTGACCAAATTGAAGAGGTCGAGGTTGTCAAAAAAGACTTGTACACACCTTTCATTGATCGTGCGGAAGAACAGGTTGCGGAGATGACATATGCTAGAGCGTTTGAGCTCTATGGTAATCCTTTGCCTGATATTATTGATCTGCGAATTGAGAAAGAGTTGTCCTCAATTCTTGGTAATGGTTTTGCCGTAATTTACCTGGCTTCGCAGATGCTGGTTAACCGTTCAAATGAACGTGGGTACCTAGTTGGTTCGCGTGGATCTGTCGGTTCTAGTTTTGTTGCGACGATGATTGGAATTACTGAGGTTAATCCGATGCCGCCACACTATTTATGTCCTAAATGTCAACACTCAGAGTTCATTACAGATGGTTCTTATGGATCTGGCTTCGATTTGCCTGATAAGGAGTGTTCGGAATGTGGAACGGAGTATAAAAAAGATGGTCAGGATATTCCTTTCGAGACTTTCCTAGGTTTTGATGGGGATAAGGTTCCGGATATCGATTTGAACTTTTCCGGTGATGATCAACCATCAGCCCACTTGGATGTTCGTGATATTTTTGGAGAGCAATATGCTTTTCGTGCCGGAACAGTAGGTACTGTTGCAGATCGGACGGCTTATGGTTTTGTCAAAGGTTACGAACGTGACTATAATAAGTTTTACCGTGATGCCGAGGTCGATCGTCTGGCTATGGGTGCCGCTGGGGTTAAGCGAAACACAGGTCAGCACCCGGGTGGTATCGTTGTTATTCCAAATTATATGGATGTCTATGATTTTACACCTGTTCAATATCCGGCTGATGATGTAACGGCTGCCTGGCAGACGACTCACTTTAATTTCCACGATATCGATGAGAACGTGTTGAAGCTTGATATTCTGGGACATGATGATCCGACTATGATTCGTAAGTTGCAGGATTTATCAGGAATTGATCCAAAAGATATTCGAGCAGATGACCCAGATGTAATGAAACTTTTTTCAGGGACTGAAATTTTGGGGGTAACACCTGAACAGATTGGGACACCAACGGGAATGTTAGGAATCCCTGAGTTTGGGACTAACTTTGTTCGTGGTATGGTAGACGAGACGCATCCGACGACTTTTGCGGAACTCTTACAGTTATCTGGTTTGTCCCATGGTACAGACGTTTGGTTGGGTAATGCACAAGATTTGATCAAGGAAGGTATTGCCACTCTGAAAACCGTTATCGGTTGTCGTGACGATATCATGGTATACCTAATGCATGCGGGATTAGATCCTAAGATGGCCTTCACCATTATGGAACGTGTGCGTAAGGGAATGTGGTTGAAAATTTCTGAAGAAGAGCGAGATGGCTATATTCAAGCCATGCGTGAAAATAATGTTCCAGACTGGTATATTGAATCTTGTGGTAAAATCAAATACATGTTCCCTAAAGCCCATGCGGCAGCCTACGTTATGATGGCCCTGCGTGTAGCTTATTTCAAAGTGCACCATCCTATTTATTACTATTGTGCCTACTTTTCAATTCGAGCTAAAGCATTCGAGCTTAAAACGATGTCTGCGGGTCTTGATGCTGTTAAAGCTCGAATGGAAGATATTAAGGAGAAGCGCCAACGAAATGAAGCGACTAATGTTGAAAATGACTTATTTACGACGCTTGAGATTGTCAATGAAATGTTAGAACGTGGCTTTACCTTTGGCCAGTTAGATCTTTATAAGAGTCAGGCAACTGAATTTCTGATTGAAGGAGATACCTTGATTCCACCGTTTATTGCACTTGAAGGTTTGGGTGAGAACGTTGCTAAGCAAGTGGTTGCTGCGCGTGAAGAAGGTGAGTTCCTTTCCAAAACAGAATTGCGTAAACGAGGAGGTTTATCATCAACCTTGGTTGAAAAATTGGATGAAATGGGAATCCTAGGAAATATGCCAGAAGATAATCAATTAAGTCTTTTTGATGATTTCTTTTAA
- a CDS encoding aminopeptidase yields MVLPNFKENLEKYAKLLVANGINVQPGHTVALSIDVEQAELAHLLVKEAYALGAAEVIVQWSDDIINRERFLHADMDRIEEVPAYKKAEMEYLLAKKASRLGVRSSDPGALNGVAPERLSAHAKATGVAFKPMQVATQSNKVSWTVAAAAGKEWAKKVFPDASSDEEAVDLLWDQIFKTCRVYEEDPVRAWKEHAERLDAKARLLNEAQFSALHYQAPGTDLTLGLPKNHVWESAGAINAQGEGFLPNMPTEEVFTAPDFRRADGYVSSTKPLSYNGNIIEGIKVTFKDGEIVDITAYQGDEVMKNLVFNNNGARALGECALVPDPSPISQSGITFFNTLFDENASNHLAIGAAYATSVEGGADMTEEELKEAGLNRSDVHVDFMIGSNQMDIDGIRQDGSRVPIFRNGDWVI; encoded by the coding sequence ATGGTTTTACCAAATTTTAAAGAAAATCTTGAGAAATATGCTAAATTACTGGTTGCTAATGGGATTAATGTGCAACCTGGTCACACAGTGGCCTTGAGCATTGATGTAGAACAAGCAGAGCTAGCTCACCTCTTAGTAAAAGAAGCCTATGCTTTAGGAGCAGCTGAGGTAATCGTTCAATGGTCAGATGATATTATTAATCGCGAGCGCTTCTTGCATGCTGATATGGACCGCATCGAAGAGGTTCCTGCCTATAAAAAAGCTGAGATGGAATATTTGTTGGCCAAAAAGGCAAGTCGCTTAGGTGTTCGTTCATCAGATCCAGGTGCCCTTAATGGTGTAGCTCCTGAACGTTTATCTGCTCATGCAAAAGCTACTGGAGTGGCCTTTAAACCTATGCAGGTGGCAACTCAGTCTAATAAGGTTAGTTGGACTGTAGCTGCTGCAGCTGGTAAGGAATGGGCTAAGAAGGTCTTTCCTGATGCTTCGAGTGATGAGGAAGCTGTAGATTTACTTTGGGACCAAATTTTCAAGACCTGTCGTGTTTATGAAGAGGATCCTGTACGTGCTTGGAAGGAACATGCTGAACGTTTGGATGCTAAAGCACGCCTACTCAATGAGGCACAATTCTCAGCCTTGCATTACCAAGCACCTGGAACAGATTTGACTCTAGGATTGCCTAAAAATCACGTTTGGGAGTCTGCAGGTGCCATCAATGCGCAAGGTGAAGGCTTCCTTCCTAATATGCCAACAGAAGAAGTCTTTACGGCACCAGATTTTCGTCGTGCAGATGGCTATGTCTCAAGTACAAAGCCTCTAAGTTACAATGGCAATATTATTGAGGGAATCAAGGTAACCTTCAAAGACGGTGAAATTGTAGATATCACAGCGTACCAGGGCGATGAGGTGATGAAGAATCTCGTCTTCAACAATAATGGGGCGCGTGCTCTAGGTGAATGTGCTCTGGTACCAGATCCAAGTCCTATTTCACAGTCAGGCATCACCTTCTTTAACACTCTTTTTGATGAGAATGCATCCAACCACCTAGCTATTGGAGCAGCCTATGCTACCAGTGTTGAGGGAGGGGCAGACATGACAGAAGAGGAGCTTAAGGAAGCTGGTCTTAATCGTTCTGATGTACACGTAGATTTTATGATTGGTTCAAATCAAATGGATATTGATGGCATCCGCCAAGATGGTAGTCGTGTACCAATCTTCCGAAATGGGGATTGGGTAATCTAA
- a CDS encoding GlsB/YeaQ/YmgE family stress response membrane protein: protein MIGSMIVGFLIGLIASAISNRGERMGCIGKTFVGWLGAFVGQLLFGNWGPMLADTAIVPSVLGAVILLALFWNRNS, encoded by the coding sequence ATGATTGGAAGTATGATAGTTGGTTTTCTAATTGGCCTTATTGCTTCTGCTATATCAAATAGGGGTGAACGTATGGGTTGTATTGGCAAGACCTTTGTTGGATGGCTAGGTGCTTTTGTTGGTCAGCTTCTTTTTGGAAATTGGGGACCGATGTTAGCAGATACTGCTATAGTCCCTTCGGTGCTAGGTGCTGTTATCTTATTAGCCCTTTTTTGGAATCGTAATAGTTAG
- a CDS encoding MarR family winged helix-turn-helix transcriptional regulator, whose product MSDLDKNMAVKSMVVMRKAFRTIDAKVSETFKEFNLTPTQFGVMDVLNAKGRMKIGELIDRMLATSGNMTVVIKNMEKKGWLTREACQTDKRAFEVDLTDEGRRIIQAAIPPHQRAIEETFSVLIPEEQAQLVELLKKFKNV is encoded by the coding sequence ATGAGCGACTTAGATAAAAATATGGCTGTAAAAAGTATGGTAGTTATGCGTAAGGCTTTTCGTACCATCGATGCCAAGGTTTCTGAGACTTTTAAAGAATTTAATTTGACACCAACTCAATTTGGGGTCATGGACGTACTAAATGCCAAAGGACGTATGAAGATTGGCGAATTAATTGATCGCATGCTTGCTACCTCCGGTAATATGACTGTCGTTATTAAAAATATGGAGAAAAAAGGCTGGCTGACGCGAGAAGCCTGCCAAACAGATAAGCGTGCTTTCGAGGTTGATTTGACGGATGAGGGACGTCGTATTATTCAAGCAGCAATCCCCCCACATCAGCGAGCTATTGAGGAGACTTTTTCCGTTCTGATACCTGAAGAGCAGGCACAGTTGGTAGAGCTACTGAAAAAATTTAAGAATGTCTGA
- a CDS encoding NAD(P)H-dependent oxidoreductase — translation MKNILFIVGSLRKGSFNHQLAEEAEKMLADKANVSYLDYSQVPVFNQDLESPVLPVLAEVREQVLAADAIWIFSPVYNFSIPGPVKNLLDWLSRALDLSDPSGPSALQDKIVTVSSVANGGHNQLFDVYKELLPFIRTQVVGDFTATRVNDTAWVDGKFVATAEVLESLQTQAAALVEAIK, via the coding sequence ATGAAAAACATTCTATTTATCGTTGGGTCTCTTCGTAAGGGATCATTTAACCACCAATTAGCAGAAGAAGCTGAGAAAATGCTAGCTGATAAAGCTAATGTTTCTTATCTTGACTATAGTCAAGTACCTGTTTTTAATCAGGATTTAGAAAGTCCGGTTCTTCCTGTTTTGGCAGAAGTTCGAGAGCAGGTCTTGGCAGCAGATGCAATCTGGATTTTCTCACCGGTTTATAATTTCTCAATTCCTGGGCCAGTGAAAAATTTACTTGACTGGTTGAGCCGCGCCCTTGACCTATCAGATCCTTCAGGACCATCAGCTCTTCAAGATAAGATTGTAACCGTGTCATCAGTTGCTAATGGTGGTCACAATCAACTTTTTGATGTCTACAAAGAATTGTTACCATTTATCCGTACCCAAGTGGTTGGTGATTTTACAGCGACACGTGTAAATGATACAGCATGGGTGGATGGAAAATTCGTAGCAACAGCAGAAGTTCTTGAAAGCCTTCAGACTCAAGCAGCGGCTTTGGTTGAAGCCATTAAATAA
- the ahpF gene encoding alkyl hydroperoxide reductase subunit F, with amino-acid sequence MVLDKEIKTQLAQYLNLLESDIVLQTDLGDDDNSRKVKEFLDEIVAMSDRISLESTHLKRQPSFGIAQKGQKSRVIFSGLPMGHEFTSFILALLQVSGRPPKVDDDTIERIKKIDKPIDLETYVSLTCHNCPDVVQAFNIMAVLNPNITHTMIEGGMYQDEVKAKGIMSVPTVYKDQEEFTSGRATIEQLVEKLDGPLEAEAFAGKGVYDVLVIGGGPAGNSAAIYAARKGLKTGLLAETFGGQVIETVGIENMIGTLYTEGPKLMAQVEEHTKSYNVDIIKSQLATGIEKKELIEVTLANGAVLKSKTAILALGAKWRNINVPGEDEFRNKGVTYCPHCDGPLFEGKNVAVIGGGNSGLEAALDLAGITKHVTVLEFLPELKADQVLQERAAKTDNLTILKNVATKEILGQDHVTGLSYVERDTNEEKHLDLEGVFVQIGLVPSTAWLKDSGIELNERQEIIVDKFGSTNIPGIFAAGDCTDSAYKQIIISMGSGATAAIGAFDYLIRQ; translated from the coding sequence ATGGTCTTAGATAAAGAAATCAAGACACAATTAGCGCAGTATTTAAATTTACTAGAATCTGATATTGTATTACAAACAGATTTAGGGGATGATGATAATTCTCGTAAAGTAAAAGAATTTTTAGACGAGATTGTCGCTATGTCTGACCGCATTAGTCTTGAATCAACACATTTAAAACGTCAACCTAGTTTTGGTATTGCACAAAAAGGGCAAAAAAGTCGTGTTATTTTCTCAGGCTTACCAATGGGCCACGAATTCACATCTTTCATTTTAGCTCTCTTGCAAGTTTCTGGTCGTCCACCTAAAGTTGATGATGACACTATCGAACGTATCAAGAAGATTGATAAACCCATTGATTTAGAAACTTATGTTTCATTAACTTGTCACAATTGTCCAGACGTTGTTCAAGCCTTTAATATAATGGCTGTTTTGAACCCAAATATCACTCACACTATGATTGAAGGTGGTATGTATCAAGATGAGGTCAAAGCCAAAGGTATCATGTCTGTTCCTACGGTTTACAAAGACCAAGAAGAATTTACTTCTGGTCGTGCAACCATTGAACAGCTTGTAGAAAAGTTGGACGGACCACTTGAAGCTGAGGCTTTCGCTGGTAAAGGTGTCTATGATGTTTTGGTTATTGGTGGTGGTCCTGCTGGAAACAGTGCTGCAATTTACGCTGCTCGTAAAGGGCTTAAAACTGGGCTTTTAGCAGAAACTTTTGGTGGGCAAGTTATCGAGACAGTTGGTATTGAGAACATGATTGGTACGCTATATACAGAAGGTCCTAAGTTAATGGCCCAAGTTGAAGAGCATACAAAATCTTACAATGTTGATATCATCAAAAGTCAATTAGCTACTGGCATTGAGAAGAAAGAACTTATTGAAGTCACACTAGCTAACGGTGCCGTTTTAAAATCTAAAACGGCTATCCTAGCACTAGGAGCCAAATGGCGTAATATCAACGTTCCTGGTGAAGATGAATTCCGCAATAAAGGGGTTACTTACTGTCCACACTGCGATGGTCCTCTATTTGAAGGAAAAAATGTTGCTGTTATCGGTGGTGGTAACTCAGGTTTGGAAGCTGCTTTGGATTTAGCGGGTATTACTAAACACGTTACAGTCTTAGAGTTCTTGCCTGAATTAAAGGCAGATCAAGTCTTACAAGAACGAGCTGCTAAAACTGATAATCTAACCATTCTTAAGAACGTTGCAACCAAAGAAATTCTTGGTCAAGATCATGTGACTGGTTTGAGTTACGTTGAGCGTGATACAAACGAAGAAAAACATCTTGATCTTGAAGGTGTCTTTGTCCAAATTGGTCTTGTACCAAGTACTGCTTGGCTCAAAGACAGTGGTATTGAACTCAATGAACGCCAAGAAATTATCGTTGATAAATTTGGTTCAACAAATATCCCTGGTATTTTTGCCGCAGGTGACTGTACTGACAGCGCCTACAAACAAATCATTATTTCCATGGGATCTGGTGCTACAGCTGCTATCGGAGCCTTTGATTACTTGATTAGACAATAA
- the ahpC gene encoding alkyl hydroperoxide reductase subunit C, which yields MSLVGKEIIEFSAQAYHNGEFITVTDEDVKGKWAVFCFYPADFSFVCPTELGDLQEQYEALKSLGVEVYSVSTDTHFVHKAWHDDSDVVGTITYPMIGDPSHHISQGFDVLGQDGLAQRGTFIIDPDGVIQMMEINADGIGRDASTLIDKVRAAQYIRQHPGEVCPAKWKEGAETLTPSLDLVGKI from the coding sequence TTGTCATTAGTCGGAAAAGAAATTATTGAATTTTCAGCACAGGCTTATCACAACGGGGAATTCATTACTGTTACAGATGAAGATGTTAAAGGTAAATGGGCGGTCTTCTGCTTCTACCCTGCAGATTTTTCATTTGTCTGCCCAACTGAACTCGGTGACCTTCAAGAACAATATGAAGCTCTTAAATCTCTTGGTGTAGAGGTTTACTCTGTCTCTACCGATACTCACTTTGTTCACAAAGCTTGGCATGATGACTCAGATGTTGTTGGAACTATTACTTATCCTATGATTGGAGATCCTTCACACCACATCTCACAAGGTTTTGATGTTCTTGGACAAGATGGTCTCGCACAACGTGGTACATTCATTATTGATCCAGATGGTGTTATCCAAATGATGGAAATTAACGCTGATGGTATTGGACGTGATGCAAGCACTCTTATTGATAAAGTCCGTGCTGCTCAATATATTCGTCAACATCCAGGTGAAGTTTGTCCAGCCAAATGGAAAGAAGGAGCTGAAACACTTACTCCTAGCTTAGATCTTGTAGGTAAAATTTAA
- the rpsB gene encoding 30S ribosomal protein S2 encodes MAVISMKQLLEAGVHFGHQTRRWNPKMAKYIFTERNGIHVIDLQQTVKMADTAYEFVREAAANDAVILFVGTKKQAAEAVAEEATRAGQYYINHRWLGGTLTNWDTIQKRIARLKEIKQMEADGTFEVLPKKEVALLNKQRARLEKFLGGIEDMPRIPDVIYIVDPHKEQIAVKEAKKLGIPVVAMVDTNADPDEIDVIIPANDDAIRAVKLITSKMADAIIEGNQGEDASADFQEAAAADSIEEIVEVVEGDNN; translated from the coding sequence ATGGCAGTAATTTCAATGAAACAACTTCTTGAGGCTGGTGTTCACTTCGGTCACCAAACTCGTCGCTGGAATCCTAAGATGGCTAAGTACATCTTCACAGAACGTAACGGAATCCACGTTATTGACTTGCAACAAACTGTAAAAATGGCTGATACAGCTTACGAATTCGTTCGTGAAGCAGCAGCTAACGATGCAGTAATTTTGTTCGTTGGTACTAAAAAACAAGCAGCTGAAGCAGTAGCTGAAGAAGCAACTCGTGCTGGTCAATACTACATCAACCACCGTTGGTTGGGTGGTACTCTTACAAACTGGGATACTATCCAAAAACGTATCGCTCGTTTGAAAGAAATCAAACAAATGGAAGCTGACGGAACTTTCGAAGTTCTTCCTAAGAAAGAAGTTGCACTTCTTAACAAACAACGTGCACGTCTTGAAAAATTCTTGGGTGGTATCGAAGATATGCCTCGCATTCCAGATGTAATCTACATCGTTGACCCACACAAAGAACAAATCGCTGTTAAAGAAGCTAAAAAACTTGGTATCCCAGTTGTAGCGATGGTTGATACAAACGCTGATCCAGATGAGATCGATGTAATCATCCCAGCTAACGATGACGCTATCCGTGCCGTTAAATTGATCACTTCAAAAATGGCTGATGCTATCATCGAAGGTAACCAAGGTGAAGATGCTTCTGCAGATTTCCAAGAAGCAGCTGCAGCTGATTCAATCGAAGAAATCGTTGAAGTTGTCGAAGGTGACAACAACTAA
- the tsf gene encoding translation elongation factor Ts codes for MAEITAKLVKELREKSGAGVMDAKKALVEVEGDIEKAIELLREKGMAKAAKKADRVAAEGLTGVYVNGNVAAVVEVNAETDFVAKNAQFVELVNETAKVIAEGKPANNEEALALTMPSGETLEAAYVTATATIGEKISFRRFAVVEKTDAQHFGAYQHNGGRIGVVSVIEGGDDALAKQISMHIAAMKPTVLSYTELDEQFVKDELAQLNHAIDQDNESRAMVNKPALPHLKYGSKAQLTDAVLAQAEEDIKAELAAEGKPEKIWDKIIPGKMDRFLLDNTKVDQAYTLLAQVYIMDDSKTVEAYLESVNASVVEFVRFEVGEGIEKASNDFESEVAATMAAALNN; via the coding sequence ATGGCAGAAATTACAGCTAAACTTGTTAAAGAATTGCGTGAAAAATCTGGTGCTGGTGTCATGGACGCTAAAAAAGCATTGGTTGAAGTTGAAGGTGATATCGAAAAAGCGATTGAATTGCTTCGCGAAAAAGGTATGGCTAAAGCAGCTAAGAAAGCTGATCGTGTTGCAGCTGAAGGTTTGACTGGTGTTTACGTTAACGGTAACGTTGCAGCAGTTGTTGAAGTTAACGCTGAAACTGACTTCGTTGCGAAGAACGCTCAATTCGTTGAGTTGGTAAACGAAACAGCTAAAGTAATTGCTGAAGGTAAACCAGCTAACAACGAAGAAGCACTTGCATTGACTATGCCTTCAGGTGAAACTCTTGAAGCTGCATACGTGACTGCTACAGCTACTATCGGTGAAAAGATTTCATTCCGTCGTTTTGCAGTTGTTGAGAAAACTGATGCCCAACACTTCGGAGCTTACCAACACAACGGTGGACGTATCGGTGTTGTTTCAGTTATCGAAGGTGGAGATGATGCTCTTGCAAAACAAATCTCAATGCACATCGCAGCGATGAAACCAACTGTTCTTTCATACACTGAATTGGACGAACAATTTGTTAAAGATGAATTGGCACAACTTAACCACGCTATCGATCAAGATAACGAAAGCCGTGCAATGGTTAACAAACCAGCTCTTCCACACCTTAAATATGGTTCTAAAGCTCAATTGACTGATGCTGTTCTTGCTCAAGCTGAAGAAGATATCAAAGCTGAGTTGGCTGCTGAAGGTAAACCAGAAAAAATCTGGGATAAAATCATCCCAGGTAAAATGGACCGCTTCTTGCTTGACAACACTAAAGTTGACCAAGCTTACACTCTTCTTGCTCAAGTTTACATCATGGACGACAGCAAAACAGTTGAAGCTTACCTTGAATCAGTAAACGCTTCAGTAGTAGAATTCGTTCGCTTTGAAGTTGGTGAAGGTATCGAAAAAGCATCTAACGACTTTGAATCAGAAGTTGCAGCTACAATGGCAGCAGCACTTAACAACTAA